A segment of the Halocatena salina genome:
TCGTCGACCTCCGCGAATCACACCCCGATCTCACCGGAAAGGAGGCCGAGGAACTGCTCAGTGACGTCGGCATCATCGTCAACAAGAACACGGTTCCTGGCGAGACCCGGTCACCGATGGTTACGAGCGGGATTCGCGTCGGCACACCAGCGCTCACGACCCGTGGCTTCGAGGCAGACGAGATGAAGACCGTCGGGCAACTCATCGTCGAAGTACTCGACAATCCCGAAAGCGACATCGTGCGGGATCGTGTCAGTACGACCGTCGACGAACTCTGTGAGGAATTCCCGATTTACGAATAACGGGGGAGTCGGTCACCCTCGTTGTGGCTTCTTTTCTTCAATCGACGTTCACATTGGCCGCGTCGTATCGTCATCGTTCGTGGTGAACGGAACACAGGCTAAGAACGCCTCGAGAATCTAGACCGGGTCATCCCACTGGAGTCTCCGGATCGTAATGGGTTCGGCAAACGCAAGTAACGAGGCCGGAACGATTAGAAAAAGAGGCAATCCAGGTGGTAGCAGCCGTGTGAGAAGTTAATCGTCGTTCGCTTCGACTGGGGTTTCGGTACGAGTCGAGGAGTTGGACACCGTCTCAGTCCCGGAAATGTCGAAGAACACCGGATGTATCTCCCGACACGAGAGACACAGACCAACGATAGCGACGATCGTAATCACCGCAAACGGAACGCCAGTGATTATCGAAGCGGCTCGCAAGGCGTCGACACCACCGACGACCATCAGCAGTGAGGCGAGCGCGCCAACGAGCGCACCCCAGATGACACGGTTGATGGTCGACGGGCTCAGTTCGCCACCGGTCGTCAACATCCCCAAGGCCATCGTCGAGGAGTCGGCCGAGGTGATAAAGAACGTCAGTATCAATACGAGGAACAGCACGTTTAGGATCGCCCCAAACGGCAGCGCTCCGAACAACGGATAGCCAGACCCGGCCACGCCGTACTCCGTAATAACGCCCAAGATGTCGGCTTGTCCGGTGCTCTGTAGGTTAATCGCGGTCGCGCCAAGGGAACCGAACCACGGAATCGTCACCGCAGTCGATGCCATGACGCCTGTTCCGACGACTTGTCGGATCGTTCGGCCACGGGAGACACGAGCAATGAACAGTCCAACAAACGGCGTCCACGAGAACCACCAGGCCCAATAGAAGACGGTCCAGTTACCTACCCAACTAGATCCGTTTCCGGTATTCATGTAGAGGCTCATCGAGATGAACTGGTTTACGTACGAGCCGAACGCCTCAGCAGTTGCCATCATGATGTACACGGTCGGCCCGAGAACGAACACCAGAACCATGAACGCCCCAAACAGAGCCAGATTCAACTGAGAGACCCGACGAATCCCTTTCTTGATGCCCAGTGCGACGGACAGCGTGAAGGCGATGGTGAGTCCAGTAATGATCGCAACCGTCCCGATATCACCGACC
Coding sequences within it:
- a CDS encoding BCCT family transporter; this translates as MSNADSDGLVNRFINELDVPVFVVGFLVALTAVTLFITVPDVAGTAVSDTNKFLQQNLGWLYLIAMFIVVLFALFLVFGPWGTIKLGDEDEEPEYGFLSYFSMLYSAGIAAGIVFWGPAEAIFHYDTVPPFISAQPQSAEAAVSAIQYSFFHWGISAWAAYSIVALPIAFYTYRRNAPMRVSTVLVPLIGMDNLDGVWAKLIDILAVFATLGGIATTLGFVGDQFLTGIEYTTGVVVGDIGTVAIITGLTIAFTLSVALGIKKGIRRVSQLNLALFGAFMVLVFVLGPTVYIMMATAEAFGSYVNQFISMSLYMNTGNGSSWVGNWTVFYWAWWFSWTPFVGLFIARVSRGRTIRQVVGTGVMASTAVTIPWFGSLGATAINLQSTGQADILGVITEYGVAGSGYPLFGALPFGAILNVLFLVLILTFFITSADSSTMALGMLTTGGELSPSTINRVIWGALVGALASLLMVVGGVDALRAASIITGVPFAVITIVAIVGLCLSCREIHPVFFDISGTETVSNSSTRTETPVEANDD